In Apium graveolens cultivar Ventura chromosome 10, ASM990537v1, whole genome shotgun sequence, the following are encoded in one genomic region:
- the LOC141688972 gene encoding putative protein phosphatase 2C 55 codes for MGTITVNNTFTAMKFMPSFAEERVNMVLGSFYIPKDNESNPEGDDAHFICGQKQTIGIADGVGGWTRRGVDAGEYARELMIKSVIALDAEPNGAVDPKRVLSQAYSNTNLPGSSTACLLSLNGNILCAANLGDSGFMVIRNGNVYYKSQVQQHSFNHPYQLGRMSTDRPSSAIEIKLKVKAGDVIVAGTDGMFDNMHLEEISALVSKGLSQSSDPENLAWTIAENALYNSFDRFSVTPFSRASRENGGNHVGGKIDDITVLVAYIQPVVCN; via the exons GCCTAGTTTTGCCGAAGAAAGAGTAAATATGGTTTTGGGATCATTTTACATACCTAAAGACAACGAATCAAATCCTGAAGGAGATGATGCTCACTTCATCTGTGGACAAAAACAGACCATTGGCATAGCAGATGGAGTTGGAGGTTGGACAAGGCGAGGCGTGGATGCAGGAGAATACGCGCGAGAGCTGATGATAAAATCAGTAATTGCTCTTGATGCTGAGCCTAATGGAGCTGTGGATCCAAAAAGAGTCTTATCACAAGCTTACTCAAATACCAATCTCCCTGGATCATCCACTGCTTGTCTTTTATCACTGAATGGCAAT ATATTGTGTGCTGCTAATTTGGGTGACAGTGGGTTCATGGTGATCAGAAATGGGAATGTATATTACAAGTCACAAGTGCAGCAGCATAGTTTTAACCATCCTTATCAACTTGGACGAATGTCGACTGACCGTCCAAGTTCAGCTATTGAAATCAAACTAAAAGTGAAGGCAGGAGATGTAATTGTTGCAGGAACAGATGGCATGTTTGACAATATGCACTTGGAGGAAATCTCAGCACTGGTGAGTAAAGGCCTAAGCCAGAGCTCGGATCCTGAAAATCTTGCTTGGACAATTGCAGAGAATGCTCTATACAATTCTTTTGACAGATTCTCTGTTACTCCATTTTCTCGAGCTTCTAGGGAAAACGGTGGCAACCATGTTGGAGGAAAGATAGATGATATTACTGTGCTAGTTGCTTATATTCAACCAGTAGTTTGTAACTGA